The nucleotide sequence TCATATCAGAAACCACTGTGGTAAGGTTTTGGGCAAACAAGCTACAATCATCCACATAACTGAACCCAGTGCCCACAGGATTATCCACAAACAAGATACTGGCTGCCTGCAACTGTAGAAGCAGAAAGAAGGTTTGTATAAAACCTCAGATCAGCACCAGCAAAAAAACTTAGTTTTGATAGCACAAATGATTAACTGAGCCAGCAAATCCCTGAAAAAACTTGCAGAAAAATTAGGTGCAACATAAAGTCCTTCAATTTGCCAAATCTGTAATGAGAAATACACCCAAAAACTGCCAGTGATCCAGAGGGAGGTCACCTAGGGAACTCCAGAGCACTTCAGACTATTGGTAACCCAGAGCACAAATATATTGCTCTAATTAAACTTCCACCTTCACAGGCAGCTGTAATTTGTTTTCCCTTGAAGGCCATACTGGACCTGTAATTATAAGCCATAGGTTTTACCCTGCCAGCCACCCAGAAAAAGCTCTGTGACTGCACACAATGAAGCTGTGATCTGCAAGAACACTTTCTACAATTTCCCTGCTCTCTCCCAGACATGTGCATTTCACAGTTCCATGGAATAGACATACTTCATTTAATCAAATTAACATCTACCCCTCAGTTCTCAAGGCTATTCCTATAAGCTAATTTAATAACCACAATATTTTAACTTGAAATATTATAGTTCTACTGaactttaaatgaaaaattgttctgttttttttgCGTAGTGATCATCTGCTtacacaagcaaacaaacatttGTAATTAGTAGTTAGAAGCTGAACTCTACTGTACCCAGGTTGTATTTCTTGGTTTCATTTCTTTGTCTAATGGACCAATCTCTTCAAAGTTCCCATATCCACAGCCTGAAGATCCTGGACCTCCCTGCAGGGAAGTATCAAATGACACAGATGTTAAAAGGCAGCATGGCACAGATATGACAGATGAAGAAAAGTAGCCAGTAAGAAAAGCAGCCAGTAAGTAGAACGCCAGATTGTACATTTTTAGAAATGGCTTTTGCACTACACGTTAATTTGCAGAGCAGGCTCTGTTCCCCATGGTCTTGGGCTATGCACACACATTTCTAAAAGCAAGAATTCAACAGAGATGCATCACCCTCTCATGAGAGCTTCTGGTGAGCTGCCTGCTATACGAGCACAATTGCAAAACCTTATTCCCCAAATATGGAGTGCAAAAGTTAACTCTCTGCTAACTGGGATTTTGCAAGTCATTGGCTTGTTCAGCATGTACAGCTTGTGGGTTTCACACTGATGAAATAACCCAGAAAGAATAAGAACAAGTTCTTAAGTTATTCTATTCAACATTAACTTCTGAAATGTACTGTGGAGAACATGCCACCACTTTTACCAAACCGGGATTGTTTCCATTTCGAAATCAACCTCAAtctctgattattttatttattctctcTGAACACTGTTTAGACTTCAAACtctccagggaaggagctgggaaatTGCAATGCACAAAAATCACTGCTGTTGTACGAAGATAAGAACAACCTCTGTTATTGCAATCAAACTTGATGCAGGGTGAGCACTTGAGGACACCCCACAACTGCAGAATGAAATCACCCTTATTTTTCCCAACCCCAACACCTCATTCACAAGGCAAGGCATTTAGAACAAGGCAgttttaaattctgtttctgTAGAGCTGCACAATATCAGATATCAGActgaaccagccacagatggaAAGAATTATCGCTTAGGTGTCTCTCACCAAACCTTACCTGAAGCCACAAGACAAGAGGTAGCTCTGTGAAGTCTTTGGTGGGGTTATTTGCATAGTAGAGCCACCAGAACATGTGGGCCTTGTTCCGAACCTCCACATATCCCCACacctctttgggctcctggggctgcctcaGAACTACACCTTGAGGGGAAATAACAAGAATAAGCAACTAGGTAAAAAGACTCAGCTTTGGACTTTCCACCAGAATTGCTCCAAAACATTACATTTCAGTCTTGGCTGTGATAATTAGAAGTGCTACTACTATTAAAAGAAATTCCTATAAGAAACCTGCCTATACTTGCACCCCCACCCACAACTGAGTTATTGTCAATGAATGAAGTGTGTAATTAAGTGCTGCCTTATCAGAGCCTGCCTTTAGAGCTGCCGCCGGAATAACTGCCCAGTTGCTGGAATAATTTGTTCTTGAAGTGTTTTCAAGGCCTGGGCTGAAGGCACAGCCCCAGTGAAATAACTCCCATAGCCAGCTGCAATTTCGACAaggatcacagaatattctgagttgaaagggacctaAAAAGATCGAGTCCAATGGTTTAGCGGGGATCGAACCCGCGGCTTTGGAGCTCTTGGCTCCCTGACCCGAGCAGCCGAACTGATGGCAGCGCGTTGAGCCGGGTGTGTGCGGGCACCGCACCACCCCACAGTCCCCACGCAGAGCACATGCAGACACAGGGTCGCTTCCGAAGGAATCCAAAACATAATTTAAGTCAGTAAAGTCTGGTCACCTTACGCAGTCAATCTACTGTTCATCTCGCACACGGAACAGACCTTTGACACTCCATCCCTTAATCTCAGGGATCAGGGCAGAAGGCAACAGCGCACAGGAGCAATAAGGCTTTTCCACGGCCACGGTGGCCAGGCTTTGCTGCTCCCGCCGGCACTGCCGCTACCCTCTCCGTCCTTCGCCACCGCCAACCGAGCAAGGGGAATTTCGTgcggctcagcccgggccctgcAGCTGCGGGACACAGGAGTGCCGTGCCCGGAGGCGCCGAGCCCGGAGGAGCCGCGCCGAGCCGAGCCGCTCCCGTCCCGGCCCGTCCTGTCCCCCTCCCGTCCCGGCCCGTACCTGCGGCCAGCAGCAGCGCGGACAGCGCGGTCGCAGCCCGGAGCAGCCCCATCGCTCCCTCAGCTCCCGCGGTCACGGGACCGGCCGGGCCGCCCCGCCATGAGgcgccgccccccgcgcccgccTCCTCCGCCCCTtcctccgcctcctcctccgtgTCCGTGATGGCGGCCGGCGGCGGCCCGGTGCGGCTGCGGCTGGTGTTCGACCACCCTCCGCCGGCCAGCCCGGGCTGCgcgctgtgctggctgctgctggagccggGCCAGGCGCGGCTCGTCACCGACCTGCTCAGCCTCATCCGCCATCGCTTCGGCTTCAGCCGCCGCGCCCGCCTCAGCCTCTTCCTCGAgggggcgctgctgccgcccgcCGAGAGCGCGCGCCTCGTGCGGGACAACGACTCGCTGCGGTAGGGACCGGGATAAGGGACCAGGACAGCGGGACCGGGATAGGGAccgggggacagcggggtgggGAGAGGGACCGGGACAGCGGGACCGGGACAGCGGGATCGGGACAGCGGGATGGGGATAGGGACCGGGACAGCGGGGTGGGGAGAGGGACCGGGACAGCGGGACCGGGACAGCGGGATCGGGACAGCGGGATGGGGATAGGGACCGGGACAGCGGGGCCGGGACAGCGGGACCGGGACCAGGATGGGGACAGCGGGATAGGGACCGGGGCAGCGGGATCGGACAGAGAGAGTGGGATCCGGACCGGGATCAGGACTGCAGGACCGCGACAGCGGGATCGGGCGTCGTTCCCACACACGCACCCATGGGTGTCCGTCAGTATCTAAAGGCCGTGCCAAGAGGCCGGAGCGGGTTGGTGCCCAGCTGTGGGACAGAAGGCAGTGGGCAGGAGCTGATGCCCAGGAAGTTGCACCTGACCATGGTATTACAGATGAAATTGTTTCTCACACTGAGGTGCAGGGCCCGCGCGCTGGGACAGACAAGATGCGGAGTTTCCCTCACTGGGGATATTCCAGAGCCCTCTGGACACAACCCTGTGCCCTGGGATAACCCTTTTTAGGCAGGGAAATGGGACCAGCTGaccccactgtggtcccttcctgACCcgttctgggattctctgaatcTCCGCGTGGTTTtggtgggacagggatggggctcCCCAGGCTCTGAGCTCTtccttccctgggcagggcagcaggagccggGTGCCCGCGGGCACTGACTCCCAGCACCTGAGGCTCCCCAGCATGtccagagggatggagggagccAAGAGTTGGAAATGTTCCCCAAGATGGAACAGGAGCCTCTGCCTGCAGGGGCAGGTCCAGACTgtccagggaggagctggagcatctTCACTCTAGGGGAACTTGCCTGAGCTGCTCACATGTGGGGAAAAGTGTTCATTATGCTGAATGGCggcttttgttttggtttttctaaCAGAGTAAAGTTGGAAGAGGTAGTTGCAGATGATTATGAAGAGATAGATGATGGCTTTATTTACACAacaaaagaagacaaaaaaaggcACAGACAgaaggaggatgaggaagaatTGTCTAGGAATGAAGGCAagcataaaaggaaaaagaagaaggagaagcaTAACCTTGAGGAAGAGACCTCTCTAGATACTTGGGACTCTCAGAAAAGGTACacgaaaagaaaaagaaaggaagaagttAGGGGAAGAAATAGACTCACAGAAGGTAAGGAAGAGACCTCTACTTCCCATtctaaaaagatgaaaaaaacagagagggagaagcagTTGGCAACAAAAAAGAAGGATGAAAATCAGACAAAGGTTGCTGCAGCAAAGATGGCTTTAGAACGGGCAAATGAGAGCTTGTCTCTGAATTCTGGTAAAAATAGCACCAAAAAGAccacaacacagtccaggaaaAAGAGGGTGGGAGCTTCAGATTCCTCCAGCACATCGTCtgacagtgacagcagtgaattaaatgtaaaggaaaataaatcttcCCATAAACCTGTAGTGGTGACACTTCCCAAAGACAAATCCCAAGCTGCTTCAGATTCTGATGTGAAAACTAATAAAGTGACTGTAAAGTCTAACACTGAAAAGACTAAGACTGCAATTAgtaaaaatgctaaaaaacCCCAGTCATCTAGTTCAGATTCTGACTCGAGTacagaggaggagaaggtgacACCAGCACAAGACAGCACTGCAAAGGAAAAATCAGTGCCAAACCATGTGGTGGCTGTAAAAGCCAGCACCAAGGCTCCcaaagcacagagctcctcttcAGACTCTGATAGTTCAGATTCAGACACACTTGTCATTAAAAAATCGGCAGCAGGTGCTGGACTGGGTAATTCCATAGTGAGGAGCTGCACTAAACAGGTGCCAGCCAGTGCCCCAGGAGCGTTTGCCAGCCCGAGCCGTGGAAGGGGGCGTGGAACAGGAGAGGAGAACTTCTGGAGAGCACCTAGGGGCCGAGGGTTTCGTGGGATGATGAGGGGCCATGGGAGAGGAGCAAACCCTGGCTTCTTCTATAACTACAGCAGTGAAGGCCAGAAACAGAGGCAGTTAAATGAAGCTGCGACAAACACTTCTGTCCTTGTCCAGGTGAGTGACTCACACAGGCAGAGGTCACCTTGCTCTGGCAGCTTGAACTGTACAAAGAACCTATAAGATGAGAGTAATTCAGCAGAATAACAGCAGAAATAGATCAGTGGGATAAAGGCTGAGCTTTTATTTACTGTAATTCTGTTTGTCAGCCTGAGGATGTGTTTGTGAAACAACAATAAAGTGATTGTATTCTATATCTAAAAGCATCTTGCTCTTCTCAGTGATTCCTGCAATTCATACAGCATGAACATTGTCTTCTGTTTTCACTGACACAGTAATTAAATCAGTGGGTTACTCTTTGTTTCACAGAATCCGGTGGAGATTCCCAAGAGAGACTATAGTGTGTTACCTCTTCTAGCTGCTCCACCCCAAGTGGGAGAAAGAATTGCCTTTAAGGTAAACTTAATGGAAATGCTGAATGTTGGTAGGTTAAGATTGCTTCATTTGGGAGTCGGTTAAGATTACTTCATTTGGGCCACTCCTAAGTTTCTGACCTAACAGTTTCTCTGAAATACTCACTTGTTGTAAAGCCTGGCTTTGATTTTTGTCATAGTTTGGAGCATATACAGAAGTTAAGTGCATTTCTTTAGACTTTCTGTAATTGTAGAACACTAGAaatgctgtctctgctgccatTTCAATGTAATTTTCCATGTAAATGTTATTGCAAATCTTACCATACAAATAATTACACTgcactgcaaaataaaaaagtaaatgaaatcCCTGCAGGTGAGGAGACTGGGATCCATCTCCCTGATCTCCTCACACAGCCTGACCTGAACGTAAATCCTTTGGAGCAGCAAGTCCTGGAATTCTACCTGGGACCATGATTAGCAGTGGATTCCAGGAGTAGGAGACTTGGCTCTTGCACTTTTCTGTTGCTGAAGAAACTGTCTGGATGTAGGTGGAATCATCAAAGATTGGGAAAAGTTACAATTTGTTACTTGTATTTCTTTCAACAGCGCCTGGAACTAACTGAAAATTACAGTCCTGAAGTTTCAGACTACAAGGTACtggttttctttcctcccttcGTTCACTCACAGAACTATGATAGGTGGGGTATGGTGTAAATATTTTGATGCTGTGCAGTGTTTTTCCTTGTGTCCAATTGACTCCATAGGCTATTCCTGGTGCAGCAGTAAAAATCAAAACTCTAGGAGCTGAAACTAATTGAAAATTTGAAAGATGTAGCTgttactaaaaaaaccccaaaacaaacaaaacaacaaaccaacaactACAAGAATTATTAATAATCATTAATATTTTAGAGATGACAAAAAATGTAGGTTCTCAAGTAGAAAATGTGGCTGTATTTGAGTCTGTTGCTATTGGAAGTTAGGGCAAGTTCTTAAAACTGGTGCAAGTAAAATTTTGTTGCTACTTCAGATAACTTGGTTTCTGGGTAAGTACTGATTTAAACTGCAAAGTTAGTGACAATGAGTAACTTTGGTTTATTGATGCCAATAGTTACAGATTGCTGAGCATTCATTCTTTGCAGATTTTATACATGGAGACTAGAAAATTTGATAGCCAAATATACTTATTTCCTCTGGCAGCAATCAAGTAGTGCACTGGTTGTAAATATGGAATACTTAACCAGTGCTGAAGTGTGTCTTACCTGATTCTTTTCTTGTTGCTTTGTGAAGGAGGCAAAAATACTCAGTTGGAATGATGAAAAAAAGCAGATTGAACTTGAGATCCTTTCAACATCAGCAGGACAATGTACGTACCTGGGGACACTTCATCTTTCAGGAGTATTCCCAATTTCCTTGGGATTATTCTCAACACACCCCTCCCCTCCTCATTCCTTCCCCAAAAATCTATTTAATTGAGAAGTTCTAACAAGTTCTAACCCTTGCTAGTTGAGCTGAAGGATGCTTATGGGTATTTACAAcgtattttttttcagtagcttGAGTGGTCAGTAACTCACCTCTACTGTGGTttcattttctgaaagaaattatttcagaaagaaagaaaatattttatattattattttgagAGAAAGTGTGAGGTCATAATGGTGTATCTTCAGTGGGTGTGGAAGTGAGTCCCTACAATGACAAGATGCAGTTCCTGAGACCTGAAatgtttaatgttttttaaacTGTGTATCCTGCAGTTGTCATTTAAGCCAGAATTAGTGAATTGTCATGAGCTTTTTTCTCAAACTTCAGCAACATATTGTTGACTTTCTCATGTGAGTAGTCAGATAATTACCTTAATTTTGGTGTGTAGTATTCAGTTTTTCTTCAAGACTTTCTGTTACAATTATGAACCTGGACACTGAGCACAAaggaaaaacccaacaaaacaaaccccaaaaccaaactgaTTTTGGCCGGCTTTTGTGGTaaacatttcagtttctttGGTTTGTAGCTGGTTGAGCTGTTTGTGTGGTTTTCAGCTGCCAAGGAGCCAGGGAAGTTCGACCTGGTGTACCAGTCTGCAGACGGAGCGGAGCTGATCGAGTACGCGGTGCCGCAGGACACCAAGGTACGTGGGGCCTGCCCTGagtcctgccagcagctctgcacagctgccccctgccctgctccctgcctctCTTCACCTCAGGGACGTTCCCTTTGTAATCATGCATGTGATTTGAATCAATGGAAGCAAAAACCATTGTTTCTTTCTAGCCAGAATGTGCATGTTTACATCATAATAATCAGTTCTTGGTACTCAATTAACTGGGGCCACAGTCACTCATCAAAGTTCTTGTTTTGGCTAATAAACAACATCACGTCTCATAGAGATCCTTTCTCACCAGCTTTTCCTTTCATCACTGTTGTTGTGCACCTTTCCTACCCAGGATATCTGGCAGGTTGAGGCTCACCAGTAGGATCAGTGCCTCACAGGAGGAGCTGTGATCTCAGTTCAGTGGTGCCATTGTTCAGGTCTAGGCAAAAGCATAACAGCACCCAAATTGcatctgctggtgctgctggcccctGCCAAGTGCTGCCTGTGGTTTG is from Passer domesticus isolate bPasDom1 chromosome 20, bPasDom1.hap1, whole genome shotgun sequence and encodes:
- the COIL gene encoding coilin, with the translated sequence MAAGGGPVRLRLVFDHPPPASPGCALCWLLLEPGQARLVTDLLSLIRHRFGFSRRARLSLFLEGALLPPAESARLVRDNDSLRVKLEEVVADDYEEIDDGFIYTTKEDKKRHRQKEDEEELSRNEGKHKRKKKKEKHNLEEETSLDTWDSQKRYTKRKRKEEVRGRNRLTEGKEETSTSHSKKMKKTEREKQLATKKKDENQTKVAAAKMALERANESLSLNSGKNSTKKTTTQSRKKRVGASDSSSTSSDSDSSELNVKENKSSHKPVVVTLPKDKSQAASDSDVKTNKVTVKSNTEKTKTAISKNAKKPQSSSSDSDSSTEEEKVTPAQDSTAKEKSVPNHVVAVKASTKAPKAQSSSSDSDSSDSDTLVIKKSAAGAGLGNSIVRSCTKQVPASAPGAFASPSRGRGRGTGEENFWRAPRGRGFRGMMRGHGRGANPGFFYNYSSEGQKQRQLNEAATNTSVLVQNPVEIPKRDYSVLPLLAAPPQVGERIAFKRLELTENYSPEVSDYKEAKILSWNDEKKQIELEILSTSAGQSAKEPGKFDLVYQSADGAELIEYAVPQDTKITESWDALIEPRLIVEPPVNGSSIENGTSRM